In the Kaistella sp. 97-N-M2 genome, one interval contains:
- the fbaA gene encoding class II fructose-bisphosphate aldolase, translating to MSRLFPAGVATGQMVTDIFNYAKENNFALPAVNVIGSSNVNAVMETAAKLNSPVIIQFSNGGAAFNAGKGLSNDGQKAAILGAVAGAKHIHTLAEAYGATVILHTDHCAKKLLPWIDGLMDANEEFFEQTGKSLYSSHMLDLSEEPIEENLDISCKYFERMAKMGMTLEIELGVTGGEEDGVDNTDVDSSKLYTQPDEVAYAYERLNAISPNFTIAAAFGNVHGVYKPGNVKLTPKILDNSQKYVQEKFGTGEKPVNFVFHGGSGSTNEEIREAVSYGAIKMNIDTDLQFAYTEGIRDYMVNNLEYLKTQVGNPDGEEKPNKKYYDPRVWVRKGEETFSKRLVEAFEDLNNVGTLN from the coding sequence ATGAGCAGACTTTTTCCGGCAGGCGTTGCCACAGGCCAAATGGTTACCGACATTTTTAATTACGCGAAAGAAAACAATTTTGCGCTGCCTGCAGTTAATGTAATTGGCTCCAGCAACGTAAACGCCGTAATGGAAACCGCAGCCAAACTGAATTCTCCCGTGATTATTCAGTTTTCTAATGGTGGCGCTGCTTTCAATGCAGGAAAAGGTTTAAGCAACGACGGTCAAAAAGCAGCTATTTTAGGAGCTGTTGCCGGCGCAAAACATATTCATACTTTGGCGGAAGCTTATGGCGCGACCGTAATTCTCCATACCGATCATTGTGCTAAAAAATTATTGCCCTGGATTGATGGGTTGATGGACGCGAACGAAGAGTTTTTCGAGCAAACCGGAAAATCGCTTTATTCTTCCCACATGCTCGATTTATCCGAAGAACCCATCGAAGAAAATTTAGATATTTCCTGCAAATATTTCGAAAGAATGGCCAAAATGGGCATGACCTTAGAAATTGAATTAGGTGTTACGGGTGGCGAAGAAGACGGCGTTGATAATACGGATGTTGATTCTTCCAAACTTTACACCCAACCCGACGAAGTGGCCTATGCTTACGAAAGATTAAATGCCATTTCGCCGAACTTTACCATCGCTGCAGCGTTCGGAAATGTTCACGGAGTGTACAAGCCCGGCAACGTAAAACTTACACCAAAAATTTTGGATAACTCGCAAAAGTATGTTCAGGAAAAATTCGGAACAGGAGAAAAACCGGTGAACTTCGTTTTCCACGGTGGATCGGGTTCTACGAATGAAGAAATCCGAGAAGCCGTAAGTTATGGTGCAATCAAAATGAACATCGACACGGATTTGCAGTTTGCTTACACCGAGGGAATCCGCGATTATATGGTGAACAATCTGGAATATTTGAAAACCCAGGTTGGTAACCCCGACGGCGAGGAAAAACCGAACAAAAAATATTATGATCCAAGAGTTTGGGTACGAAAAGGCGAGGAAACCTTCTCTAAGAGATTGGTTGAAGCTTTTGAAGATCTTAACAATGTTGGAACCCTTAATTAA
- a CDS encoding CBS domain-containing protein: MVIKDYISKDYPAFNSSDRIEDANEIAKDFGYSHVFVKKKGIYQGALSQSFLEESPEGSLSTLEVHFEKFAILDDGNLLDSIKLFHTFSTNVIPVISRMEKYMGYLSCDDIFNEFSKYPLFSENGAIMIVQTSGKHYSFTEICKIVESNNAKIYGCYISSMGEDFMQITLKISNENLSSIDETFERYGYSVVHKYYDDEKEELLKDRFGFFQKYLEF; encoded by the coding sequence ATGGTTATCAAAGATTACATTTCCAAAGATTATCCGGCCTTTAACTCCAGCGACCGCATTGAAGACGCGAACGAGATCGCGAAAGATTTCGGTTATTCGCATGTGTTTGTGAAGAAAAAAGGCATTTATCAGGGAGCCTTAAGCCAGTCCTTTTTGGAGGAAAGCCCCGAAGGAAGTCTCTCTACGCTGGAAGTTCATTTTGAAAAGTTTGCCATTTTAGACGACGGTAATCTTCTGGATTCCATTAAGTTGTTCCACACTTTTAGCACGAACGTTATTCCTGTGATTTCCAGAATGGAAAAATATATGGGCTACCTGTCCTGCGACGATATTTTTAACGAGTTTTCCAAGTATCCGCTTTTTTCCGAAAATGGCGCCATCATGATTGTTCAAACGAGTGGAAAACATTATTCCTTCACAGAAATCTGCAAAATTGTGGAGTCTAACAATGCGAAAATTTACGGCTGCTACATCAGTTCGATGGGCGAAGATTTTATGCAGATTACTTTAAAAATAAGCAACGAAAACCTTAGTTCCATCGACGAAACCTTCGAACGATACGGCTACAGCGTGGTTCATAAATATTATGATGACGAAAAAGAAGAATTGTTGAAAGACCGGTTTGGCTTCTTTCAAAAATATTTGGAATTTTAA
- a CDS encoding DMT family transporter, whose product MNPEKERWVLLVVLSIIWGSSFILIKKSLEHFNPYEVGALRVLIAGILLLPMALKNIKKFPKKHLKWLVIAAVTGNFIPMFLFPIAETRVSSSIAGIVNSMMPIFVIIVGALFWKFSSTKRQLIGVAISFTGACILAFSGGPSGELKLVPIVLLLVATLCYAISMTTVKSKLHDIPAKILSAFVFSFVLIVPSLVALIVAGFFNDLEPDRGLFIGLGFVSLLSIFGTGLAMMLNYRLLNISTPLFASTVTLLMPVVAVIWGILDGEKLTLMQGFGGMIIIAGLIFLRAKPSDKK is encoded by the coding sequence ATGAATCCTGAAAAAGAAAGATGGGTTTTACTAGTGGTCCTTTCCATCATCTGGGGTTCCTCCTTTATCCTCATCAAAAAATCGCTGGAGCATTTTAATCCCTATGAAGTTGGCGCTTTGCGCGTTTTAATTGCGGGAATTTTATTGCTTCCCATGGCGCTGAAAAACATTAAGAAATTTCCGAAAAAACATTTAAAGTGGCTAGTTATCGCCGCGGTAACAGGAAATTTTATTCCCATGTTTTTGTTTCCTATCGCCGAAACCAGGGTCAGTAGCAGCATTGCCGGGATCGTGAATTCGATGATGCCGATATTTGTGATCATCGTTGGGGCGCTTTTCTGGAAATTTTCGAGCACGAAAAGACAGCTCATTGGTGTGGCCATTAGTTTTACGGGCGCCTGCATTCTCGCGTTTTCGGGTGGCCCGAGCGGCGAACTGAAATTGGTTCCGATTGTTTTATTGTTAGTCGCGACGTTGTGTTACGCCATTTCGATGACAACGGTCAAGTCCAAACTTCACGATATTCCCGCGAAAATTCTCTCTGCGTTCGTATTTTCCTTTGTTTTGATTGTTCCTTCTCTCGTCGCATTAATCGTTGCGGGCTTCTTTAATGATCTCGAACCGGACAGAGGTTTGTTTATTGGGCTGGGTTTCGTCAGTTTACTTTCGATCTTCGGAACCGGTTTAGCCATGATGTTAAACTACCGCTTACTTAATATTTCTACGCCGCTATTTGCATCGACAGTTACCTTATTAATGCCTGTTGTTGCTGTGATTTGGGGAATTTTAGATGGCGAAAAACTCACTTTGATGCAGGGTTTTGGTGGAATGATCATCATAGCGGGACTGATATTTTTGCGCGCCAAACCTTCAGATAAAAAATAA
- the aat gene encoding leucyl/phenylalanyl-tRNA--protein transferase translates to MIFLNPHSISFPDPESTHSESGLLAVGGDLSPERIYFAYQLGLFPWFNPGEEILWWCPDPRFVLFPQDLKISKSMRKILRDDVFTFTENKCFRKVLEECKNTFRKDQDGTWLSDELIDSFVVLHESGIAKSIEVWQNEKLVGGFYGVQIGNVFCGESMFAKVSNASKAGFIQFIKKNDNLDLIDCQVHSEHLESLGATMIPKADYLKILKRNNES, encoded by the coding sequence ATGATTTTCCTGAATCCCCACAGTATTTCTTTTCCCGATCCCGAATCCACGCATTCGGAAAGCGGATTACTGGCAGTGGGTGGCGATTTATCGCCGGAGCGGATTTATTTTGCCTATCAATTGGGACTTTTCCCCTGGTTTAATCCGGGTGAAGAAATTTTATGGTGGTGTCCCGATCCCAGATTTGTCCTTTTTCCGCAGGATCTTAAAATCTCAAAATCGATGCGAAAAATTTTGCGCGATGACGTTTTCACTTTTACTGAAAATAAATGTTTTCGCAAAGTTCTGGAAGAATGCAAAAACACCTTCAGAAAAGATCAGGACGGAACCTGGCTGTCCGACGAGCTCATCGATTCATTTGTCGTGCTGCACGAAAGTGGAATTGCAAAAAGCATCGAGGTTTGGCAAAACGAGAAGCTTGTGGGCGGCTTTTACGGCGTACAGATTGGAAATGTTTTTTGTGGCGAAAGCATGTTTGCGAAAGTGAGCAACGCTTCGAAGGCCGGATTCATTCAGTTTATTAAAAAGAATGACAATTTGGATCTTATCGATTGTCAGGTTCATTCGGAACATTTGGAAAGCTTAGGCGCAACCATGATTCCCAAAGCAGACTATTTAAAAATTTTAAAAAGAAACAATGAATCCTGA
- a CDS encoding DUF3127 domain-containing protein → MELQGIIKKLGEVQTFPSGFQKREMVLVTEEQYPQPISIEFLKEKGDLLNPLKEGDKVKVSINIGGREWTSPQGDVKYFNSITGWKIENIESGGGFEPTQAAPSSSASTPAQGGNVFEEDEDDLPF, encoded by the coding sequence ATGGAATTACAGGGAATTATAAAGAAATTAGGTGAGGTTCAGACCTTTCCGAGCGGTTTTCAGAAAAGAGAAATGGTTCTTGTAACCGAAGAACAGTATCCGCAACCGATAAGCATCGAATTTCTTAAAGAAAAAGGAGATTTGCTAAATCCCCTAAAAGAAGGCGATAAAGTAAAAGTTTCTATCAATATTGGTGGTAGAGAATGGACTTCACCCCAAGGCGATGTAAAATATTTCAACTCAATCACGGGGTGGAAAATCGAAAATATAGAGTCTGGCGGTGGTTTCGAACCCACACAGGCAGCTCCTTCCTCTTCAGCATCTACTCCGGCACAAGGCGGAAATGTTTTTGAAGAAGACGAAGACGACTTACCTTTCTAG
- a CDS encoding TonB-dependent receptor plug domain-containing protein gives MNKAIIGAALLGSIFTFAQEKDTINSKNIEEVIINAVLKKDSEYTNKMPLKAIENPQLFSTVDKLFFENQMIYSVDDAYRNVTGIQKMWSPTNRAGDGGSYIALRGFVSNNSLRNGLVAPVTTTIDAVNIEKLEVLKGPSATLYGSNVTSYGGAVNRVTKKPYADFGGNISLTGGSYNYYRAQADINTPVTNDKKLMFRVNTAYTNSGTFQKTDAKNTYIAFAPSLLYKVNDKLNLSLEYEMFDTKATAEQSFFIFQKMAAILPASELII, from the coding sequence ATGAACAAAGCTATTATAGGAGCAGCATTGCTCGGTTCCATTTTCACATTCGCACAGGAAAAAGACACCATTAATTCTAAAAATATAGAAGAGGTCATCATCAATGCCGTTTTGAAGAAAGATTCGGAATACACGAATAAAATGCCGTTAAAAGCGATAGAAAATCCGCAGTTATTTTCTACAGTCGATAAATTATTTTTCGAGAATCAGATGATTTATTCCGTAGACGATGCTTACCGCAATGTTACAGGAATTCAGAAAATGTGGAGCCCCACCAACAGAGCAGGAGATGGCGGCTCGTATATTGCGCTTAGAGGTTTCGTATCCAACAACTCCTTAAGAAATGGTTTGGTTGCACCCGTAACCACAACAATTGATGCCGTAAATATTGAAAAACTGGAAGTCTTAAAAGGCCCATCAGCCACTTTATACGGAAGTAACGTTACTTCATACGGCGGTGCCGTAAACAGAGTTACGAAAAAACCCTATGCTGATTTTGGCGGAAATATCTCGTTGACGGGTGGTAGCTATAATTATTACCGTGCCCAGGCGGATATTAATACACCCGTTACGAATGATAAGAAATTAATGTTCCGCGTGAATACTGCCTATACCAATTCCGGAACTTTTCAGAAAACAGATGCGAAAAACACGTACATCGCATTTGCGCCGTCTTTGCTTTATAAAGTAAATGATAAACTGAACCTCAGTTTAGAGTATGAAATGTTTGATACGAAAGCTACCGCTGAGCAATCTTTTTTTATCTTTCAAAAAATGGCGGCTATACTCCCGGCGTCGGAGTTAATAATATGA
- a CDS encoding TonB-dependent siderophore receptor — translation MKDLEKLGLDYKQSYYGDGLYTTSKIRNLFGQVNYKINDHISSSTNLSTASSFSDGFNPYFTAYVNAADNQLYVKRADQSTKDSKKTYLQAQQNFNFDYRFGNNMRNRTVVGFDYQNIKSNLHYLYLTQGFISPDVPAQGFNYSDFNATTLTKAYQDLPTSTYDQIDELNTYSGYISNVFTPLSGLNILAAVRYESNNSKGGLLGTSEVAPYEQASFSPKFGVVYEIIKDKFSVFGNYQNSFKSNGYIVTDLAGTTLLSDPEKANQFEGGFRGSIFKGRLNATLSYYNINVKNSLITTGYAGANAIQNQAGELLSKGVELEVNAYLVKGLSLVGGVSYNDSEFIESDAATQGRRPGTAGSPWLASLYASYQILDGSLKGLGFGFGGNYANDHRELNNNALGADNTVIGEDIFILPEYLVLNASAFYDTKKFRIGVKVDNFTNKHYWVGFTTANPQQLINALGSFTYKF, via the coding sequence ATGAAGGATTTAGAGAAATTGGGCTTGGATTACAAACAATCGTACTACGGAGACGGCCTTTACACCACATCCAAAATACGGAATCTTTTTGGCCAGGTAAACTATAAGATCAATGATCACATAAGCTCTTCTACAAATCTGAGCACCGCTTCTTCTTTTTCAGACGGATTTAATCCTTATTTTACCGCTTATGTAAACGCTGCAGATAATCAACTTTACGTTAAACGGGCGGACCAATCCACCAAAGACAGTAAAAAAACCTATCTCCAGGCCCAGCAAAATTTCAATTTCGACTATCGGTTTGGAAATAATATGCGTAACAGAACGGTGGTTGGCTTTGATTATCAAAATATTAAAAGCAACCTCCATTATCTGTATTTAACGCAGGGCTTTATATCCCCGGATGTTCCTGCACAAGGTTTTAACTATTCGGATTTTAATGCCACGACGCTTACCAAAGCCTATCAGGATTTACCAACAAGTACGTATGATCAAATTGACGAGTTAAATACGTATAGTGGTTACATCTCAAACGTATTCACTCCACTTTCCGGCTTAAATATTTTGGCCGCCGTTCGTTATGAAAGCAACAATTCCAAAGGTGGTTTATTGGGAACATCCGAAGTTGCACCTTATGAACAGGCGTCTTTTTCCCCGAAATTCGGAGTCGTTTATGAAATTATTAAAGATAAGTTCTCCGTTTTTGGCAACTATCAAAACAGTTTTAAAAGCAATGGTTATATTGTGACAGATTTGGCGGGAACGACTTTATTATCAGATCCCGAAAAAGCCAATCAATTTGAAGGAGGTTTCCGGGGCAGCATATTTAAAGGACGTCTAAACGCGACCTTAAGCTACTACAACATCAACGTGAAAAATTCCCTGATCACCACCGGTTACGCGGGCGCAAATGCCATTCAAAACCAAGCCGGAGAACTGTTGAGTAAAGGGGTAGAATTGGAAGTAAACGCTTATTTGGTAAAAGGACTTTCTTTAGTGGGAGGCGTAAGTTATAACGATTCGGAATTTATCGAGTCTGATGCTGCGACGCAGGGAAGAAGACCTGGAACTGCGGGTTCTCCATGGTTAGCCAGCCTTTACGCAAGTTATCAAATTCTGGACGGAAGTTTGAAAGGATTGGGATTCGGCTTTGGCGGGAACTATGCGAATGACCACAGAGAGCTGAATAACAATGCTTTAGGAGCAGATAATACAGTAATTGGCGAAGATATTTTCATTTTACCAGAATATTTAGTTTTGAATGCGAGCGCATTCTACGACACCAAAAAATTCAGAATTGGGGTAAAAGTAGATAATTTCACCAATAAGCACTATTGGGTAGGATTCACCACTGCAAACCCGCAGCAACTGATCAACGCCTTAGGAAGCTTTACTTACAAGTTTTAA
- a CDS encoding PepSY domain-containing protein produces MKRKHQHIKKQSLFKKWTGKLHLWFGLGIGLIIVIVSVTGALYVFKDEFENFTRKDVIYHHEQNIAQKQILPIRVLEKSVDAQVQEKYKIHWVNIPMDKSMSYQFYWYEHNTAAWNYFDEFPVYKLAYVNPYTGQVLRVYDEKNGFFNIVKMIHWSFLLKESWGKYVVGIPVAIFVLMLISGIILWWPKNRAARKQRFSFKWKNVKSWKRKNYDLHSILGFYTSIFALISAVTGLFYAFFVIQAAIYVIFSGGNTVYPNFDHITTKAPVEARNDTTLDKVINTVEEKYPDSFMFSVDLGHPHMDDHEHPNFSVFVKHLAYSYHKNASLIFDENSGELLHNYDHKDKNFGEKAVAANYDIHVGSILGLPTKIIAFIVSLLCASLPVTGFMIWWGRRKKGKKTRQISLK; encoded by the coding sequence ATGAAAAGAAAACACCAACACATCAAAAAACAAAGCCTTTTTAAAAAATGGACGGGCAAACTGCATTTGTGGTTTGGTCTGGGCATTGGTTTAATCATCGTCATTGTTTCGGTGACCGGCGCTTTATATGTTTTCAAAGACGAATTCGAAAACTTCACCCGAAAAGACGTTATTTATCATCACGAACAGAATATTGCACAGAAACAAATTCTGCCGATTCGGGTATTAGAAAAATCCGTCGACGCGCAGGTTCAGGAAAAGTATAAAATTCACTGGGTAAATATCCCGATGGATAAAAGTATGTCTTATCAATTCTACTGGTACGAACACAATACCGCGGCGTGGAATTATTTCGATGAGTTCCCCGTATATAAATTAGCGTACGTGAATCCTTACACCGGCCAAGTTTTAAGAGTTTACGATGAAAAGAATGGTTTTTTCAACATCGTGAAAATGATTCACTGGAGTTTCCTCCTTAAAGAATCCTGGGGAAAATATGTTGTCGGAATTCCGGTTGCCATCTTCGTTCTAATGCTGATTTCCGGAATTATTTTGTGGTGGCCAAAAAACAGAGCTGCGCGAAAGCAACGTTTTTCTTTTAAATGGAAAAATGTAAAAAGCTGGAAGAGAAAAAATTACGATTTGCACAGCATCTTAGGCTTTTACACCTCAATTTTTGCTTTGATTTCTGCCGTAACGGGTTTGTTTTACGCTTTCTTCGTCATTCAGGCGGCGATTTACGTTATTTTCTCCGGGGGTAACACCGTGTATCCAAATTTTGACCACATCACAACTAAAGCCCCTGTCGAAGCGCGAAACGATACAACTTTAGACAAAGTCATTAATACGGTAGAAGAAAAATATCCCGACTCGTTTATGTTTTCGGTAGATCTTGGTCATCCTCACATGGACGATCACGAACACCCAAATTTCTCCGTATTTGTTAAGCATCTGGCTTATTCCTATCACAAAAATGCGAGCCTTATTTTTGATGAAAATTCCGGAGAACTTTTGCACAACTACGATCATAAAGATAAAAATTTTGGAGAAAAAGCCGTTGCCGCGAATTATGACATCCATGTTGGTTCTATTTTAGGTTTGCCTACAAAAATTATTGCATTCATTGTAAGTTTACTTTGCGCTTCCTTACCTGTTACAGGATTTATGATTTGGTGGGGCAGACGAAAAAAAGGAAAGAAAACCCGTCAGATTTCCTTAAAATAA
- a CDS encoding DUF2797 domain-containing protein produces the protein MIFSGQVLKMMTQNAQPIQYYLNLSHDLINMNQLIGKEMKINHIGFECVNCSNDEKIYRMGFCKKCFFESPYASETIIRPELSTAHLGVGDRDLEVEQAIQLAPHIVYLAYTGDVKVGVTRATQIPTRWIDQGATFALPIAKTDNRYEAGMIEVAMKEHLADKTNWRKMLEDDFEDDLDLADFREKVKDYFPDQFKNFYSRENEMVRLDYPYEAPEKITSVSLDKIPNFKGVLRGIKGQYLSFEGGDFINVRAHEGYMIELDINN, from the coding sequence ATGATATTCTCCGGCCAAGTTCTGAAAATGATGACGCAAAACGCGCAGCCTATTCAATATTACCTTAATCTTTCTCACGATCTCATTAACATGAATCAATTGATCGGCAAGGAAATGAAGATCAACCATATTGGTTTTGAATGCGTGAATTGCAGCAACGACGAGAAAATTTACCGCATGGGATTTTGCAAAAAATGTTTTTTCGAAAGTCCTTATGCCAGCGAGACCATAATCCGGCCGGAACTTTCTACCGCTCATTTGGGCGTGGGCGATCGCGATTTGGAAGTGGAGCAGGCAATCCAACTTGCGCCGCACATCGTATATCTCGCCTATACGGGCGATGTGAAAGTGGGCGTAACGCGTGCGACACAAATCCCCACAAGATGGATCGATCAGGGTGCAACCTTCGCGCTGCCGATTGCAAAAACCGATAACCGCTACGAAGCCGGAATGATTGAGGTGGCGATGAAAGAACATCTGGCGGATAAAACAAACTGGCGAAAAATGCTCGAAGATGATTTCGAAGATGATCTCGATTTGGCGGATTTCCGCGAAAAAGTGAAAGATTATTTCCCGGATCAGTTCAAAAACTTTTATTCCAGGGAAAATGAAATGGTTCGTCTCGATTATCCTTACGAGGCGCCGGAAAAAATTACCTCTGTTTCTTTGGATAAAATTCCGAATTTTAAAGGCGTTTTAAGAGGAATTAAAGGGCAATATCTTTCTTTTGAAGGCGGCGATTTCATTAACGTGCGGGCACATGAAGGCTACATGATTGAGCTTGACATAAATAATTGA
- a CDS encoding DUF2795 domain-containing protein, with amino-acid sequence MYWTLELASYLSDAPWPMTKAELIDYAIRTGAPMEVVENLQAIEDEGEIYDSIEEVWSDYPTDDDYLWNEDEY; translated from the coding sequence ATGTATTGGACATTAGAATTAGCTTCTTATTTAAGCGACGCCCCCTGGCCTATGACAAAGGCGGAACTTATTGATTATGCGATTAGAACAGGTGCACCAATGGAAGTTGTAGAGAATCTTCAGGCAATCGAAGATGAAGGAGAAATTTATGATTCTATAGAAGAAGTTTGGAGCGATTATCCGACTGATGATGATTACCTCTGGAACGAGGATGAATACTAA